A genomic region of Christiangramia sp. OXR-203 contains the following coding sequences:
- a CDS encoding carboxymuconolactone decarboxylase family protein, with protein sequence MNQTLPQNQSRYRMVSYDEASPEVQTIYDDTKKTLQLPFVLNWFKCQGDNATLLKGNWSKLKNTLMEGEVPNVLKQLIIYNVSKERGCNYCSHAHGIFADSMSSMISEDEGFKATQHINSPSMPVSYRTAVQIVTKAALNHSDISDEDFNSLEKAGFTKREIQELMAQADLVNMLNTIADVSGIKIDNELLETPE encoded by the coding sequence ATGAATCAAACTTTACCCCAGAACCAGTCTCGTTATAGAATGGTTTCCTACGATGAAGCTTCTCCGGAAGTTCAAACAATTTACGACGATACTAAAAAAACCTTACAACTTCCCTTCGTTTTAAACTGGTTTAAATGCCAGGGCGATAATGCGACTCTACTTAAAGGGAACTGGAGCAAATTAAAGAATACGCTTATGGAAGGTGAAGTTCCTAACGTATTAAAGCAATTGATCATTTACAACGTTTCGAAAGAAAGAGGTTGCAATTATTGTTCTCATGCACACGGCATCTTTGCAGATAGTATGAGTAGTATGATCTCAGAAGATGAAGGTTTTAAAGCTACACAACATATCAATAGTCCGTCGATGCCGGTAAGTTACCGAACCGCTGTACAGATCGTTACCAAAGCAGCTTTAAATCATTCAGATATTTCTGATGAAGATTTTAATAGTCTGGAAAAAGCAGGTTTTACAAAGAGAGAAATCCAGGAGCTTATGGCTCAGGCAGACCTGGTAAACATGCTGAATACGATTGCAGATGTATCTGGAATAAAGATCGATAACGAACTTTTAGAAACTCCGGAATAA
- a CDS encoding histidine kinase — MQDISSNTSQLYRITYEAYSKFANGINRCSNLEEIANVCKTNLKYLINFRILRMCIIREKDNFIVEQFSGNIWYDFESETEIFPYERDLKETGIPLLTGSIPEKLLKNKIERSDLFDPVLWGWAFDKTDSKVIVSLLADQHMTFSVGDIDILKLVVDCIQSKFNEIYLKKQLAIQNKNLTEAYETIKLKNEQIETIVKNQQQTINKRTESIATKNKKLLHISALNAHNVREPLSRIQGIVQLAELVDTETFKIEMMPKLESTVNELDVVLKEVVDMASKEIVALKAEEL; from the coding sequence ATGCAGGACATTAGCAGTAATACTTCCCAGCTTTACAGGATCACTTATGAAGCATACTCTAAGTTCGCCAACGGCATAAATCGTTGTTCGAACCTGGAAGAGATCGCCAATGTTTGTAAGACAAACCTGAAGTATCTTATTAATTTCAGGATCTTAAGGATGTGTATTATTCGGGAAAAAGATAATTTCATCGTTGAACAGTTCTCTGGTAACATCTGGTATGATTTTGAATCGGAAACCGAGATATTTCCTTACGAGAGAGATCTTAAAGAAACGGGCATTCCGTTACTTACCGGAAGTATTCCAGAAAAACTCCTGAAGAATAAGATAGAAAGATCAGATCTATTTGATCCGGTACTCTGGGGATGGGCATTTGATAAGACTGACTCAAAGGTGATCGTATCACTGTTAGCCGATCAACATATGACCTTTTCGGTAGGAGATATTGATATTCTGAAGCTCGTAGTTGATTGCATACAATCCAAGTTCAACGAGATCTATCTTAAGAAGCAGCTCGCTATTCAGAATAAAAATCTAACCGAAGCTTATGAGACCATTAAGCTTAAGAATGAGCAAATCGAAACGATCGTAAAAAATCAACAGCAGACCATTAATAAACGAACCGAATCTATTGCTACAAAAAATAAGAAGCTACTTCATATTTCTGCACTTAACGCCCACAACGTTCGTGAGCCTTTATCAAGAATACAAGGCATAGTGCAGCTGGCAGAACTAGTGGATACCGAAACATTTAAAATTGAAATGATGCCAAAACTTGAATCGACCGTGAACGAACTGGATGTGGTTTTAAAAGAAGTGGTAGATATGGCATCTAAAGAAATAGTGGCTTTAAAAGCTGAAGAATTATGA
- a CDS encoding MFS transporter, which yields MKVPSRILPVIVFAQFCCTSLWFAGNAVMPELILVFKLSSNALSLLTSAVQSGFILGTLLFAFLSISDKFSPTQVFFLCAIFGSIFNLSTILEENNLYSLMILRFLVGFSLAGIYPVGMKIASDHFEKGLGRSLGFLVGALVLGTGFPHLLKATNEIVELSWNMVIISTSTLALLGGLLLKILVPDGPFRKPHQVKNSPDILNLFRNSNFRSSAFGYFGHMWELYAFWAFIPLMLKIYNHFHPDSISNIPLYSFLIIGSGAVACAISGILSERFGVARVARTALTFSGICCFISPLLILFASEVFFIIFLIFWGVMVIADSPLFSTLIARSAPAEGRGTALTLVNSIGYAITIVSIQIVDFSQDFFQQQYIFLILAAGPILGVLYIKNFSSKSL from the coding sequence TTGAAAGTACCTTCCCGGATATTACCTGTTATTGTATTTGCTCAATTTTGCTGTACCTCATTATGGTTCGCGGGTAATGCGGTAATGCCAGAACTAATTTTAGTTTTTAAGTTATCTTCCAATGCTCTAAGCTTACTTACCTCTGCAGTACAATCTGGATTTATTCTCGGGACCTTATTATTTGCTTTTTTAAGCATTTCAGATAAGTTCTCTCCTACCCAGGTATTTTTTCTCTGTGCCATTTTCGGCTCAATTTTCAATCTCTCCACGATCCTGGAAGAGAACAACCTGTATAGTCTTATGATTCTTAGGTTTCTGGTAGGATTCTCCCTGGCGGGTATCTATCCGGTTGGGATGAAAATAGCTTCAGATCACTTCGAGAAAGGATTGGGCAGATCTCTGGGCTTTCTGGTGGGTGCGCTGGTTCTGGGTACTGGTTTTCCGCATTTATTAAAAGCTACCAACGAAATTGTTGAGTTAAGCTGGAATATGGTTATTATTAGCACTAGCACATTGGCGCTTCTGGGCGGACTTCTCCTCAAGATTTTGGTGCCCGATGGACCATTTCGAAAACCTCATCAGGTAAAAAATTCACCAGATATTCTAAACCTTTTCAGAAATTCAAATTTTCGAAGCTCTGCATTTGGATATTTTGGTCATATGTGGGAACTCTACGCCTTTTGGGCTTTTATCCCTCTTATGTTGAAAATTTACAATCATTTTCATCCTGATAGTATCTCGAATATTCCTCTTTATAGTTTTCTCATAATTGGTTCTGGAGCGGTGGCCTGTGCTATTAGTGGTATTTTATCTGAGAGATTCGGGGTGGCCCGAGTTGCCAGAACAGCATTGACCTTTTCAGGGATATGTTGCTTCATTTCTCCGTTGCTAATATTATTTGCTTCGGAAGTGTTCTTTATTATTTTTCTGATATTCTGGGGTGTGATGGTAATTGCCGATTCTCCCTTGTTTTCAACACTTATCGCTAGATCTGCTCCTGCTGAAGGTCGGGGAACTGCACTTACATTAGTCAACTCTATAGGATATGCGATCACTATTGTAAGTATTCAAATTGTTGATTTTAGTCAGGACTTTTTTCAGCAGCAATATATCTTCCTGATACTCGCTGCAGGTCCTATTCTGGGAGTTCTTTATATTAAAAACTTCAGCAGCAAAAGTTTATAA
- a CDS encoding DUF3820 family protein, with protein sequence MHFGKYKGVYLSDIPEPYYVWFRQKGFPQGKLGDQMQQVYELKVNSLEGLLRQIRMRYPRLRK encoded by the coding sequence ATGCATTTTGGCAAATATAAAGGTGTCTATCTTTCAGATATCCCCGAACCATATTATGTATGGTTTAGACAAAAAGGATTTCCACAGGGAAAACTTGGAGACCAGATGCAACAGGTTTATGAACTGAAAGTTAATAGTCTCGAGGGTCTCTTGAGACAAATTCGAATGCGCTATCCCCGGCTTAGAAAATAG
- a CDS encoding GH3 family domain-containing protein gives MAIFGSIIKSLIDIKDSFTTEGDANTEQLDVLKSLLDKAKDTAFGKHYKFAEILKAEDVEKKFAQRVPYFDYNKIDKEWWHLYHEGETDVTWPGTPPYFALSSGTTGKTSKRIPVTEDMVDSIRNAGIQQVSALSHFDLPADFFEKEIMMLGSSTDLQKEGDHEEGEISGISASNIPFWFRGYYKPGVEIAKIDEWDERVKKIAETAKEWDIGALSGIPSWMELMLKEVIKYHNVDNIHEIWPNLQVYTSGGVAFEPYEKSFNALLGKPVQVIDTYLASEGFLAFQQRPNTHSMKLITNNGIYFEFVPFKPDYINQDGSLTDDAPVISIDDVEEEVDYVLLISTVSGAWRYIIGDTIKFTDKEKHEIRITGRTKFFLNVVGSQLSVNKMNDAVQELEEEYDIRIPEYVVSAKRGEDNEYYHYWYLGTEDPADADKLSKSLDNALKNANKNYKVARGKALKGVRVQTIDPNTFHEWNAANKKKGGQVKMEKVMNEEKFAEWEKFLEDLKSKN, from the coding sequence ATGGCAATATTCGGTTCTATAATCAAGAGTTTAATTGATATAAAAGATTCTTTTACTACAGAAGGTGATGCTAATACCGAGCAACTGGATGTTTTAAAAAGTCTGTTGGATAAGGCAAAAGATACGGCCTTTGGAAAACATTATAAATTTGCAGAAATCCTTAAGGCAGAAGATGTGGAAAAGAAATTTGCACAGAGAGTACCTTATTTTGATTATAACAAGATCGATAAAGAATGGTGGCATTTATACCACGAAGGCGAAACAGATGTTACCTGGCCTGGTACACCACCATATTTTGCTTTAAGTTCTGGAACTACTGGTAAAACCAGCAAAAGAATCCCGGTGACTGAGGATATGGTTGATTCCATTCGGAATGCCGGAATACAACAGGTGAGTGCTCTTAGCCATTTTGATCTTCCAGCAGATTTCTTCGAAAAAGAAATCATGATGTTGGGAAGCTCAACAGACCTGCAAAAAGAAGGAGATCACGAGGAAGGGGAGATTAGTGGTATTAGTGCCAGTAATATTCCATTCTGGTTCAGAGGTTATTATAAGCCAGGCGTAGAGATCGCTAAGATCGACGAGTGGGACGAACGTGTGAAGAAGATAGCAGAAACCGCAAAGGAGTGGGATATAGGAGCATTAAGCGGGATTCCATCATGGATGGAACTCATGCTAAAAGAAGTTATTAAATATCATAATGTTGACAATATCCACGAGATCTGGCCTAATCTACAGGTCTATACTTCAGGTGGAGTTGCATTTGAACCATACGAAAAAAGTTTTAATGCGTTACTTGGGAAACCGGTACAGGTTATTGATACTTATCTGGCTTCCGAAGGATTTTTGGCGTTTCAGCAAAGACCGAATACGCATTCAATGAAGTTGATCACCAATAATGGGATTTATTTTGAGTTCGTACCGTTCAAGCCAGATTATATTAATCAGGATGGTTCACTAACCGATGATGCGCCGGTAATTTCTATAGACGATGTAGAAGAGGAAGTTGATTACGTATTATTGATCTCGACCGTGAGTGGAGCCTGGAGATACATTATTGGTGATACTATCAAGTTTACAGATAAGGAAAAGCATGAGATCAGGATTACCGGGAGAACGAAATTTTTCCTGAATGTGGTAGGATCTCAACTTTCAGTAAATAAAATGAACGATGCTGTTCAGGAACTTGAAGAAGAGTATGATATCAGGATCCCGGAGTATGTAGTTTCAGCTAAGCGAGGAGAAGACAACGAATATTATCATTACTGGTATTTAGGAACAGAGGATCCTGCAGATGCAGATAAATTATCTAAGAGTCTGGATAACGCCTTGAAAAATGCCAATAAGAATTACAAGGTAGCACGTGGAAAAGCCCTGAAAGGTGTTCGTGTTCAAACTATAGATCCTAATACTTTCCATGAATGGAACGCGGCTAATAAGAAAAAAGGTGGTCAGGTTAAAATGGAAAAAGTAATGAATGAAGAGAAGTTCGCTGAATGGGAAAAATTCCTTGAAGATCTCAAATCGAAGAACTAG
- the yidC gene encoding membrane protein insertase YidC codes for MEEKKIDVQSIIGFILIGGILLWMLYNNTPDETESVDEVTTEENINRDQETTPEFEENTATPASDSTALVNAQKRLGAFGYSETLSSAKGGSTTIENDLLELRVSNKGGYIEEARLKNFKTFDSIPVYLIKDGNASMNMSLNTTDGRTLNTEDLYFEPELTENNGNQILSMKLKVSEDEYLEYRYAMRPGEYMLDFSVRSEGLTGVLNSSATPVLDWKLKGYRHAKSISYENRYTDLIWEYDGGDDDSLSDGDDDDEDISYIAYRQHFFSSILLTDTPFTTASFEVENLVEDEEIDTVYTKTFASSIPLELKAGELNYNMNWYYGPSDYKILNDYDRNLDEIIPLGWGIFGWINKYLFIPFFAFLGGVLPSYGLAIIAMTIVVRIVLSPVTYKSYLSQAKMKILRPEINELNEKYKDNAMKKQQETMKLYSKAGASPMSGCLPALMQIPVFYALFQFFPSAFQLRQKSFLWADDLSSYDVIAELPFHIPFYGDHVSLFPILASVAIFIYMMMTTGQSMQANQQPGMPNMKFLMYLSPLFMLVFFNNYASGLSLYYFTSNLITIGIMLVIKYVIVDEDKIHAKIQENKKKPKKQNKFTRKFQEMMEQAEEQQKKQKGK; via the coding sequence ATGGAAGAAAAGAAAATTGACGTCCAATCCATCATTGGATTTATTTTAATTGGTGGTATCCTTCTCTGGATGCTTTACAACAACACTCCAGACGAAACGGAGAGCGTAGATGAAGTTACTACGGAAGAAAACATCAATAGAGATCAAGAAACAACTCCTGAGTTCGAAGAAAACACAGCCACACCAGCAAGCGACTCGACCGCTCTTGTAAATGCTCAAAAACGTTTGGGTGCTTTTGGATATTCTGAAACACTGTCTTCAGCAAAAGGAGGTTCTACGACGATAGAAAATGACCTGCTGGAACTAAGAGTTTCTAATAAAGGTGGTTACATCGAAGAAGCAAGACTGAAGAATTTCAAGACCTTCGATTCGATTCCAGTATACCTTATTAAGGATGGGAATGCTTCCATGAACATGAGTTTAAATACTACTGATGGAAGAACTCTTAATACGGAAGATCTATATTTTGAACCTGAGTTAACTGAAAACAATGGAAACCAGATCTTATCTATGAAACTAAAGGTTTCAGAAGATGAGTACCTGGAATACCGATACGCAATGAGACCTGGAGAATATATGCTGGATTTCAGCGTACGTTCCGAAGGACTAACCGGTGTATTGAATTCTTCAGCAACACCTGTGCTTGACTGGAAATTGAAAGGATACCGTCATGCGAAGAGTATTTCTTATGAGAACAGGTACACTGATCTTATCTGGGAATATGATGGTGGTGATGATGACAGTTTAAGTGATGGTGATGACGATGATGAGGACATAAGTTATATCGCTTATAGACAACACTTCTTCTCCTCTATTTTACTAACAGACACACCATTTACAACTGCAAGTTTCGAAGTAGAGAATCTTGTTGAAGATGAAGAAATCGATACTGTTTACACCAAGACCTTTGCTTCCAGCATTCCTTTGGAACTAAAGGCTGGTGAACTTAACTACAATATGAACTGGTATTATGGTCCTTCAGATTACAAGATCCTGAATGATTATGATAGAAATTTGGATGAAATTATTCCGCTAGGTTGGGGAATTTTTGGATGGATCAACAAATATCTATTCATTCCATTCTTTGCATTTTTAGGAGGCGTTCTTCCAAGTTACGGTCTGGCGATTATTGCCATGACGATCGTGGTTAGAATTGTTCTTTCTCCCGTGACTTACAAATCTTATTTATCTCAGGCTAAGATGAAGATCTTAAGACCTGAGATCAATGAGCTGAATGAGAAGTACAAGGATAATGCGATGAAAAAGCAGCAGGAAACCATGAAGCTGTATAGCAAAGCAGGCGCCAGTCCTATGAGTGGATGTTTGCCAGCGCTTATGCAAATACCGGTGTTCTACGCCTTGTTCCAGTTCTTCCCAAGTGCATTTCAGCTTAGACAGAAAAGCTTCTTATGGGCAGATGATCTTTCCAGCTATGATGTGATCGCAGAACTACCTTTCCATATCCCATTCTATGGTGATCATGTAAGTTTGTTCCCGATACTTGCCTCTGTAGCTATCTTTATCTATATGATGATGACTACCGGGCAAAGCATGCAGGCGAATCAACAGCCGGGAATGCCTAATATGAAGTTCCTCATGTACCTATCTCCATTGTTTATGTTGGTATTCTTCAACAACTATGCGAGTGGACTTTCCTTGTATTACTTTACTTCGAACCTTATTACGATTGGGATCATGTTAGTGATCAAATATGTGATCGTAGACGAAGATAAGATTCATGCGAAGATCCAGGAAAACAAGAAAAAACCTAAAAAACAGAATAAGTTCACCCGAAAGTTCCAGGAAATGATGGAGCAGGCTGAAGAGCAGCAAAAGAAACAAAAGGGTAAATAA
- a CDS encoding DUF4168 domain-containing protein, which translates to MKKILGGIAMIFALGTATVNAQNAPLPQQQIEVTDSELTEFAEVFQKMRMVNQEAQQEMIQVVQEQELDLQRFNEIHQANMDPNKEVETTEAESKQYKIVVAELEEIQPQFQQRMEKLIGESDLSKERYQQLVMALQKDPELQQRLQKALQG; encoded by the coding sequence ATGAAAAAGATATTAGGTGGAATTGCGATGATCTTCGCATTGGGAACAGCAACGGTGAATGCTCAAAATGCACCACTACCACAACAACAAATAGAGGTAACCGATTCTGAATTAACTGAATTTGCTGAAGTTTTTCAAAAAATGAGAATGGTAAATCAGGAAGCTCAACAAGAGATGATACAGGTTGTCCAGGAACAGGAACTGGATCTTCAACGATTCAATGAAATCCATCAGGCGAATATGGATCCAAATAAAGAGGTTGAAACAACTGAAGCTGAATCAAAACAGTACAAGATCGTAGTTGCAGAACTGGAAGAGATCCAACCACAGTTTCAGCAGAGAATGGAGAAATTAATCGGTGAAAGTGATCTTAGTAAGGAACGTTACCAACAATTGGTGATGGCACTACAAAAAGATCCTGAACTTCAACAAAGATTACAGAAGGCACTACAGGGCTAA
- a CDS encoding response regulator codes for MSKIYLVDDQPISNFITKKLLEIEGYQGTVKDFTNPCEAIEFVSEDSDAIIFLDLNMPEMNGWEFLEMLQSRNCRHRIIILTSSTSKIDVDKAKDYPAVIKYMVKPMNKQKFSELSGLLKAS; via the coding sequence ATGAGTAAGATCTACCTGGTAGATGACCAGCCAATTTCGAATTTTATTACCAAGAAACTTCTTGAAATCGAGGGATATCAAGGTACTGTAAAAGATTTTACGAACCCGTGTGAAGCTATCGAGTTTGTATCTGAAGACAGTGATGCAATAATTTTTCTTGATCTCAATATGCCAGAAATGAACGGCTGGGAGTTTCTGGAAATGTTACAAAGCAGGAATTGCAGGCACCGTATCATCATTCTTACTTCAAGCACCAGTAAGATCGATGTAGATAAGGCTAAGGATTATCCGGCAGTAATTAAATATATGGTGAAGCCCATGAATAAGCAGAAGTTTTCCGAACTTTCGGGACTTTTAAAAGCTTCCTGA
- a CDS encoding CTP synthase: MANTKYIFVTGGVSSSLGKGIIAASLAKLLQARGFRTTIQKLDPYINVDPGTLNPYEHGECYVTEDGAETDLDLGHYERFLNVNTSQANNVTTGRIYQSVIEKERRGEFLGKTVQVVPHITNEIKERIQILGKNGEYDIVITEIGGTVGDIESLPYIEAVRQLKWELGDDNALVIHLTLVPYLSAAGELKTKPTQHSVKTLMESGIKADILVCRTEHELSDDIRRKLAIFCNVRQEAVIQSIDARTIYDVPNMMLKEGLDTVTMKKLDLPTDSTPNLDRWNQFLKRHKNPKAEVHIGLIGKYVELQDSYKSILESFIHAGAENEVSVKVEYIHSEFINDSTIHNKISHLDGVLVAPGFGERGIEGKIDAVRYARENNLPFLGICLGMQMAVIEFARNVLKLKGANSSEMDPETKHPVIDLMADQKEVTHKGGTMRLGAWDCELSKKSVIHDAYGKDMISERHRHRYEYNNQYKEQLENAGMLSTGINPETKLVEVIELADHPWFVGVQYHPEYKSTVASPHPLFVSFVKAALEYSEKRQSAKMAQK, translated from the coding sequence ATGGCCAATACCAAGTATATATTCGTCACAGGCGGTGTATCTTCCTCTCTTGGAAAAGGAATTATTGCCGCGTCTCTGGCGAAATTATTACAGGCTAGGGGTTTTAGAACAACTATTCAGAAGCTGGATCCATATATAAATGTAGATCCTGGAACTTTAAATCCTTACGAGCACGGAGAATGTTATGTGACTGAAGATGGAGCTGAGACAGATCTTGATCTAGGCCATTACGAGCGTTTTCTCAATGTAAATACCTCACAGGCAAATAATGTAACTACCGGAAGAATTTATCAGAGCGTCATCGAAAAAGAGAGACGTGGTGAATTTTTAGGAAAAACAGTACAGGTAGTTCCTCATATCACCAATGAGATCAAGGAGAGGATACAAATTCTTGGAAAGAATGGTGAATACGATATTGTGATCACTGAGATTGGAGGAACTGTAGGTGATATTGAGTCCCTGCCATATATTGAAGCAGTAAGACAGCTAAAATGGGAGCTCGGTGATGATAATGCTCTGGTAATTCACCTTACTCTTGTTCCATATCTTTCTGCTGCAGGAGAATTGAAAACCAAACCAACTCAGCATAGTGTAAAAACTTTGATGGAAAGCGGTATCAAAGCCGATATTCTGGTATGTAGAACCGAGCATGAACTATCAGATGATATAAGAAGAAAGCTGGCTATCTTTTGTAATGTGAGACAGGAAGCTGTGATACAAAGTATCGATGCAAGAACAATCTATGATGTGCCAAACATGATGCTTAAGGAAGGTCTGGATACAGTAACTATGAAAAAACTGGATCTCCCTACCGACTCTACTCCTAACCTTGATCGCTGGAATCAATTCTTGAAAAGACATAAGAATCCGAAAGCTGAAGTGCATATTGGACTGATTGGAAAATACGTTGAACTTCAGGATTCTTATAAATCTATACTTGAATCTTTTATTCATGCTGGAGCCGAGAACGAAGTTTCGGTGAAGGTAGAATACATTCATTCAGAATTTATAAACGACAGTACGATCCACAATAAAATAAGTCATCTTGACGGAGTTCTGGTTGCACCAGGATTTGGAGAACGTGGTATCGAAGGAAAGATCGATGCGGTGAGATATGCTCGTGAAAACAATTTACCATTTCTAGGGATCTGTCTTGGAATGCAAATGGCTGTCATCGAGTTTGCCAGAAACGTACTTAAATTAAAAGGTGCGAATTCTTCTGAAATGGATCCTGAGACCAAGCATCCGGTAATCGATCTTATGGCAGATCAAAAAGAAGTTACACACAAAGGTGGTACGATGAGACTTGGTGCGTGGGATTGTGAACTGAGTAAGAAGTCTGTAATTCATGACGCTTACGGGAAAGACATGATTTCAGAAAGACATCGTCATCGCTACGAATACAACAATCAATATAAGGAACAACTGGAAAATGCAGGAATGCTAAGTACCGGTATAAATCCAGAAACAAAACTGGTGGAAGTGATTGAACTCGCAGACCATCCATGGTTTGTTGGTGTTCAATATCACCCCGAATATAAGAGTACCGTGGCTAGTCCACACCCACTGTTTGTCTCTTTTGTAAAAGCTGCATTAGAATATTCAGAAAAGAGACAAAGTGCCAAAATGGCGCAGAAATAG
- a CDS encoding DUF1801 domain-containing protein, producing the protein MMQIEANTPEQYISEVPAERREALQNLRKTILENLPKGFEETMNYKMIGYVVPHSIFPEGYHCDPKLPLPFAHLANQKNYLVLYHSGIYADAELRNWFIESYKSITGKKPDMGKSCVRFKNIKQIPYHLIGELMTRISVEEWITLYQNR; encoded by the coding sequence ATGATGCAAATTGAAGCCAATACTCCAGAGCAGTATATTTCCGAAGTCCCAGCAGAAAGAAGAGAAGCACTTCAAAATTTGAGAAAGACAATTTTGGAGAATCTACCAAAAGGCTTTGAGGAAACTATGAATTATAAAATGATAGGTTACGTGGTACCTCATTCTATATTTCCGGAAGGATATCATTGTGATCCTAAGCTACCACTCCCCTTTGCCCATCTTGCTAATCAAAAAAATTACCTTGTGCTATATCATTCAGGTATTTATGCAGATGCTGAGTTGAGAAATTGGTTTATAGAGAGCTATAAAAGTATTACTGGAAAAAAACCTGATATGGGAAAAAGTTGTGTTCGTTTTAAGAATATTAAGCAAATTCCTTATCATCTTATCGGTGAGCTTATGACCAGAATCTCTGTTGAAGAATGGATCACACTCTATCAAAATCGTTGA